A single Pseudodesulfovibrio aespoeensis Aspo-2 DNA region contains:
- a CDS encoding STAS domain-containing protein codes for MALIESKENEIIILTVNGNLDAEGTQAMEEKVLALLEAGEKCLLFDFSELDYINSSGLRILVLAYQRLKKSSGRVAICGVKDYIQEVFEVSGYDKIFPLFRDREGAVSGM; via the coding sequence GTGGCACTGATAGAATCCAAGGAAAACGAAATCATCATTCTGACCGTGAACGGCAACCTCGACGCCGAAGGCACCCAGGCCATGGAGGAGAAGGTCCTTGCCCTGCTCGAAGCCGGGGAAAAATGCCTGCTCTTCGACTTCTCCGAGCTGGACTATATCAACAGCTCCGGATTGCGCATCCTGGTGCTGGCCTACCAGCGGCTCAAGAAGTCCTCGGGCCGGGTCGCCATCTGTGGGGTCAAGGACTACATCCAGGAAGTGTTCGAGGTTTCGGGCTATGACAAGATATTCCCCCTGTTCCGCGACAGGGAGGGTGCCGTCTCCGGGATGTAG
- a CDS encoding ATP-binding protein: protein MNCFRRFQPEVEQFGLTHGLPPKAVFHLTLCLDELVTNIIDYGYADFDEHPIDVTISLDGDCVTIRIEDDAEPFNLLEAPDPELEVPLEDRLRPIGGMGIHLVKRMMDQIEYARENGRNILLLKKRICNECFPEGEKPA, encoded by the coding sequence ATGAACTGCTTCAGGCGGTTCCAGCCCGAGGTTGAACAATTCGGCCTGACCCACGGGCTGCCCCCCAAGGCCGTGTTCCACCTGACACTGTGCCTGGACGAGCTGGTCACCAACATCATCGACTACGGGTATGCCGACTTTGACGAGCACCCCATCGACGTGACCATCAGCCTGGACGGCGACTGTGTCACCATCCGCATCGAGGACGACGCCGAGCCGTTCAACCTCCTCGAAGCCCCGGACCCTGAGCTGGAGGTGCCTCTTGAGGATCGGCTGCGCCCCATCGGCGGCATGGGCATCCACCTGGTCAAGAGGATGATGGATCAGATCGAATACGCAAGGGAAAACGGCAGGAACATCCTGCTGCTCAAGAAACGCATCTGCAACGAGTGCTTCCCCGAAGGGGAAAAGCCCGCATAG
- a CDS encoding SpoIIE family protein phosphatase, translated as MNLSIRIKIFLVLVAFSLLPLFLSRTVTSHTATTMAETLSDRTRTELLDIVTAELQHSAMSILRTVEGRGQALRLGTMMLARQAGSLLDETKPESLTSARPPSPWPLAQKITAPKGRYDKQIMHGATISLLVDFEAQTFHVSPFVRDTSVLSQVDRLHGLLPTFADVYAQLDSSATWVQVGLESGLLVRYPGLDSFPMVYDHRDQPWYENVKASGHAVWTLPQIDPTTRQVMATIAHPVHDASGGFAGVAAIDIPIQSVLHETDITSRWSEDTRSFMVARDPGGGLLILAQQSYEATKSQHWRAGIEPERMASDDSEAFARLLAAMDASDSGAMRLPYHGEDSVWAFASNPNFSFLLIAPESVVARLPDEVSGSLTTMFNRIRSVSAIISAIMLVATGLIAWFGSRAITRPIIRMTEAAERLSRGDFSARMDTVRTGDERDVLTDSFNNMVPKLAEHVRLSRDLALAEEVQGLLLPGSVPTLPGYEIAGGIVYCDQTGGDYYDFLDTRVEHGRALGVLLGDVSGHGVPSALIMASARGQMHSLTEVPMSAEARISTVNASLARDLDGTGRFLTLFYLELLDGSGSVRWVRAGHDPAIRYSPDRDEFGELDGAGLPLGVASDFVYVEEHTVLEEGELLVLATDGVWEARDEAGEMFGKQRVLALVRENAHKCPEDIRTALMQAATRHQAGGQEDDMAVVVIRKTLNG; from the coding sequence ATGAACCTGTCCATCCGCATAAAAATATTCCTCGTGCTTGTCGCGTTCAGCCTGCTGCCGCTGTTCCTCTCGCGCACCGTCACCAGCCACACCGCCACGACCATGGCCGAGACCCTCTCGGACAGAACCCGGACCGAACTGCTCGACATCGTCACCGCCGAGTTGCAGCACAGCGCCATGTCCATTCTGCGCACCGTGGAGGGTCGCGGCCAGGCCCTCAGGCTCGGGACCATGATGCTGGCCCGCCAAGCCGGGAGCCTGCTGGACGAGACCAAGCCGGAGAGCCTGACCTCGGCCCGGCCCCCCTCCCCCTGGCCCCTGGCCCAAAAGATCACCGCGCCCAAGGGCCGCTACGACAAGCAGATCATGCACGGCGCGACCATTTCGCTGCTCGTGGACTTCGAGGCCCAGACCTTCCACGTCTCGCCCTTTGTGCGCGACACGTCGGTCCTGTCCCAGGTGGACCGACTCCACGGGCTGCTCCCCACCTTTGCCGATGTCTATGCCCAGCTGGACTCCAGCGCCACCTGGGTCCAGGTGGGGCTCGAATCCGGCCTGCTCGTGCGCTATCCCGGCCTGGACAGTTTCCCCATGGTCTACGACCACCGCGACCAGCCGTGGTATGAAAACGTCAAGGCCAGTGGACATGCCGTCTGGACCCTGCCCCAGATCGACCCCACCACCCGACAGGTGATGGCCACCATCGCCCATCCGGTGCATGACGCCTCCGGCGGATTCGCCGGGGTGGCGGCCATCGACATCCCCATCCAGTCCGTGCTGCACGAGACGGATATCACCTCGCGCTGGAGCGAGGACACCCGCTCGTTCATGGTCGCACGCGATCCCGGGGGCGGCCTGCTCATCCTGGCCCAGCAATCCTATGAGGCCACGAAGAGCCAGCACTGGCGGGCGGGCATCGAGCCGGAGCGGATGGCCTCGGACGATTCCGAGGCGTTTGCCCGTCTGCTGGCCGCCATGGACGCGTCCGACAGCGGGGCCATGCGGTTGCCTTACCACGGCGAGGACAGCGTCTGGGCCTTTGCCTCCAACCCGAACTTCAGTTTTCTGCTCATCGCGCCCGAGAGCGTGGTGGCCCGACTCCCGGACGAGGTGTCCGGATCGCTGACCACCATGTTCAACAGGATCAGGTCGGTCTCGGCCATCATCTCGGCCATCATGCTCGTGGCCACCGGGCTCATCGCCTGGTTCGGCTCCAGGGCCATCACCCGGCCCATCATCCGCATGACCGAGGCCGCCGAGCGGCTGTCGCGTGGGGACTTTTCGGCCAGAATGGACACCGTCAGGACCGGCGACGAACGCGACGTGCTGACCGACTCCTTCAACAACATGGTGCCCAAGCTGGCCGAGCATGTGCGCCTGTCGCGCGACCTGGCCCTGGCCGAGGAGGTGCAGGGGCTGCTCCTGCCCGGCAGCGTGCCGACCCTGCCCGGCTACGAGATCGCCGGAGGCATCGTCTACTGCGACCAGACCGGCGGCGACTACTACGATTTCCTCGACACCAGAGTGGAGCATGGCCGCGCCCTGGGCGTGCTGCTGGGCGACGTGTCGGGCCACGGCGTGCCCTCGGCCCTGATCATGGCCTCGGCCAGAGGCCAGATGCACAGCCTGACCGAGGTACCCATGAGCGCCGAGGCGCGAATCTCCACGGTCAACGCCAGCCTCGCCCGCGACCTGGACGGCACCGGACGGTTCCTGACCCTGTTCTACCTGGAACTGCTCGACGGCTCGGGCTCGGTCCGCTGGGTGCGCGCCGGACACGACCCGGCCATCCGCTACTCGCCGGACAGGGACGAGTTCGGCGAGCTGGACGGCGCGGGCCTGCCCCTGGGGGTTGCCAGCGATTTCGTGTATGTGGAGGAGCACACCGTGCTTGAGGAGGGCGAGTTGCTCGTCCTGGCGACGGACGGCGTGTGGGAGGCCCGCGACGAGGCCGGAGAGATGTTCGGCAAGCAGAGAGTGCTTGCCTTAGTCCGGGAGAACGCTCATAAATGTCCCGAAGACATCCGGACCGCGCTCATGCAGGCCGCCACCCGGCATCAGGCCGGCGGCCAGGAGGACGACATGGCCGTGGTGGTGATCAGGAAGACACTCAATGGCTGA
- a CDS encoding ABC transporter ATP-binding protein/permease, translating into MPHPNETKRITKTSLYSWVLFRNLHLQLIVVGIIVVTVVMRVLPLEMQKRIINEAIGMKDLHALYLYCGLYIGTVTLAGILKYVINLMQNYIGEKTLMTVRERLYEHLLSLPIQFYRRTSPGNVISYIITEFIPVATFIGQAVAVPAVNILTFFAMAGYMIYLNPTIGIISITLYPIELILLPRIQKYFRRANRQRIKHTQRLSGLVGEAVTGVHEVHSNASIPLEKARFKNILTKLYKATLMQNALRFGIKFINNFFMSLGPFILFLIGGYYAIKGQFDVGAIVAFLSAYEKLYDPWKELMEFWQVYQDSSVRYKQIMRAFDHAPEFAQAVEGREPYRLDNDIEVRDLSFVVGGNIKLLDRVSLSVKGGEHVALVGFSGSGKSTLALCVAQLYKYTGGSILVGGREVTELTKPDISFNLGMVAQHPFIFDGTVRDNLLYSCRALSMQGGGCTESGGEPDLDTLIKLTQQVGLFTDILAFALRARLGEEAKNPGLRDIIVASRREFQQGETGMFADVAEHIEFFDQGTYSRYMTVVENIAFGAPVKDEFDQEHLPMLPWFIEFLESHGLMAHLMVLGETLARVVTDEMGPEPAHDAFAGCPIPEARYGDYLMVANRLDSGEPLNKEETGLIIRLALGFIPGVHRQMDLDKGFVSRVVNSRRDFIALAGQDFPDAFSFFLADSYIESLNIQDNILFGRVRTDSPGAEDEINHRIMQALIMQGALEPVAEIGLGFEVGSMGDRLSGGQRQKIALARTFLKSPPVLILDEATAALDNKSQGRVQNIITSNLKGKSTVLAVIHRLDMLPYYDKVVVLKAGKIVEQGPYEELLEQKGALYTLIHGREE; encoded by the coding sequence ATGCCACATCCCAACGAAACCAAGCGGATCACCAAGACCTCCCTCTATTCCTGGGTCCTCTTCAGGAATCTCCACCTCCAGCTCATCGTGGTCGGCATTATCGTGGTCACGGTGGTCATGCGCGTGCTGCCGCTTGAGATGCAAAAGCGGATCATCAACGAAGCCATAGGCATGAAGGATCTGCACGCCCTGTACCTCTACTGCGGCCTGTACATAGGCACGGTCACCCTGGCGGGCATCCTCAAATATGTCATCAACCTGATGCAGAACTACATTGGCGAAAAAACGCTGATGACCGTGCGCGAGCGGCTCTACGAGCACCTGCTCTCCCTGCCCATCCAGTTCTACCGCCGCACCTCGCCGGGCAACGTCATCTCCTACATCATCACCGAGTTCATCCCGGTGGCCACCTTCATCGGTCAGGCCGTGGCCGTGCCCGCTGTCAACATTCTGACCTTCTTCGCCATGGCCGGGTACATGATCTACCTCAACCCGACCATCGGGATCATCTCCATCACCCTGTATCCCATCGAACTCATTCTCCTGCCGCGCATCCAGAAATATTTCCGCCGGGCCAACCGGCAGCGCATCAAGCACACCCAGCGCCTCTCCGGGCTGGTGGGCGAGGCAGTCACCGGCGTGCATGAGGTCCATTCCAACGCCTCCATTCCCCTTGAAAAGGCGCGGTTCAAGAATATCCTGACCAAGCTCTACAAGGCCACCCTGATGCAGAACGCGCTGCGGTTCGGCATCAAGTTCATCAACAACTTCTTCATGAGCCTTGGGCCGTTCATCCTTTTTCTCATCGGCGGCTACTACGCCATCAAGGGCCAATTCGACGTGGGCGCCATCGTCGCCTTCCTCTCGGCCTACGAGAAGCTCTACGACCCGTGGAAGGAGTTGATGGAGTTCTGGCAGGTCTATCAGGACAGCTCGGTGCGCTACAAGCAGATCATGCGCGCCTTTGACCACGCCCCGGAGTTCGCCCAGGCCGTGGAGGGCCGCGAACCCTACCGGCTCGACAACGACATCGAGGTGCGCGACCTTTCGTTCGTGGTCGGCGGCAACATCAAGCTGCTCGACCGGGTGTCGCTCTCGGTCAAGGGCGGCGAACACGTGGCCCTGGTTGGCTTCTCCGGCTCGGGCAAGTCCACCCTGGCCCTGTGCGTTGCCCAACTCTACAAGTACACCGGCGGCAGCATCCTGGTGGGCGGGCGCGAGGTCACGGAGCTGACCAAGCCCGATATCTCGTTCAACCTGGGCATGGTGGCCCAGCATCCCTTCATCTTCGACGGCACGGTGCGCGACAACCTGCTCTATTCCTGCCGCGCGCTGTCCATGCAGGGCGGCGGCTGTACCGAATCGGGCGGAGAGCCGGATCTCGATACCCTGATCAAGCTCACCCAGCAGGTGGGGCTGTTCACCGATATCCTCGCCTTTGCCCTGCGCGCCCGGCTGGGCGAGGAGGCGAAGAACCCCGGCCTGCGCGACATCATCGTGGCCTCGCGCCGCGAGTTCCAGCAGGGCGAGACCGGCATGTTTGCCGATGTGGCCGAACACATCGAATTCTTCGACCAGGGTACCTACAGCCGCTACATGACGGTGGTCGAAAACATCGCCTTTGGCGCGCCCGTCAAGGATGAATTCGACCAGGAACACCTGCCCATGCTGCCCTGGTTCATCGAGTTCCTGGAGAGCCACGGCCTCATGGCCCACCTCATGGTGCTGGGTGAAACCCTGGCCAGGGTCGTCACCGACGAGATGGGGCCCGAACCCGCCCACGATGCCTTTGCCGGCTGCCCCATCCCCGAGGCGCGCTACGGCGACTATCTGATGGTCGCCAACCGTCTCGATTCGGGCGAGCCGCTGAACAAGGAGGAGACCGGGCTGATCATCAGGCTGGCTCTCGGCTTCATCCCCGGCGTGCATCGGCAGATGGACCTGGACAAGGGGTTCGTCAGCCGCGTGGTCAATTCGCGCCGCGACTTCATCGCCCTGGCCGGGCAGGATTTCCCGGACGCCTTCAGCTTCTTCCTCGCCGACTCCTACATCGAGAGCCTCAACATCCAGGACAACATCCTCTTTGGTCGTGTGCGCACCGATTCGCCCGGAGCCGAGGACGAGATCAACCACCGCATCATGCAGGCCCTGATCATGCAAGGCGCGCTCGAACCCGTGGCCGAGATCGGCCTGGGATTTGAGGTGGGCTCCATGGGCGACCGCCTCTCGGGCGGACAGCGCCAGAAGATCGCCCTGGCGCGCACCTTCCTCAAGAGCCCGCCCGTGCTCATCCTCGACGAGGCCACTGCCGCTCTGGACAACAAGTCCCAGGGCCGGGTGCAGAACATCATCACCTCCAACCTCAAGGGCAAGTCCACCGTGCTCGCGGTCATCCACCGCCTGGACATGCTCCCCTATTACGACAAGGTCGTGGTGCTCAAGGCGGGAAAGATCGTGGAACAGGGACCATACGAGGAACTGCTCGAGCAAAAGGGCGCGCTCTACACCCTCATCCACGGCAGGGAAGAATAG
- a CDS encoding carboxymuconolactone decarboxylase family protein, with translation MSEPAEKATELFRQMNKNRRDVFKAYQGFTATIKKGSAIEDKYQSLILIACSILSQCDMCISLHVQNAATHGASRDEIIDAGLLAVAMGGSPKMMYMRYVYEEVDKLFD, from the coding sequence ATGTCCGAACCCGCAGAAAAGGCCACCGAACTCTTTCGCCAGATGAACAAGAACCGCCGGGATGTCTTCAAGGCATACCAGGGGTTCACCGCCACCATCAAGAAGGGCAGCGCCATCGAGGACAAATATCAGTCCCTCATCCTCATCGCCTGCTCCATCCTCTCCCAATGCGACATGTGCATCTCGCTCCACGTGCAGAACGCCGCCACCCACGGTGCCAGCCGCGACGAAATCATCGACGCCGGACTCCTCGCAGTCGCCATGGGCGGCTCACCCAAGATGATGTACATGCGCTACGTCTACGAAGAAGTGGACAAACTCTTCGACTAA
- a CDS encoding tyrosine-type recombinase/integrase, producing MTIYSKAGKGFRYDFMVKGKRYTKAWFGTKREAQAAQAQRKKEVAKADGMAERNDMDLLDMLNRRLDALLERCFSTQYYKNTRYAAQRLLRHFGDVPCSTITSRMADDYLLSRSRSSTPVAANADLLLLRATFAWAMKRGQRFIADNPFAGLESFPSHLAEKKKRTPDSQALDRIIAAAKPEDQPYLWVIRETLARSVEVHRLKWKRVNFEERYVELKTFKNKDRKPVLRQVPMTDKLYEVLSELYARRDPEKEWVFWCRSYSHKQKRMVVGPYTKGRYSMLKTACEKAGVGYYSFHRFRASGASVMDNNGALISGIQHLLGHADRRSTEIYLEKLRNVERDAMAIYEAQSRQVA from the coding sequence ATGACCATCTATTCCAAAGCCGGAAAAGGGTTCCGGTACGACTTCATGGTGAAGGGCAAGCGCTACACCAAGGCGTGGTTTGGGACAAAACGCGAAGCGCAGGCGGCGCAGGCGCAAAGAAAAAAGGAGGTGGCGAAGGCAGACGGGATGGCCGAAAGGAACGACATGGACTTGCTTGACATGCTCAACAGGCGACTTGATGCGCTGCTGGAGCGCTGCTTTTCGACCCAATATTACAAGAACACCCGCTACGCCGCCCAGCGGCTGCTCAGGCACTTTGGCGACGTGCCGTGCAGCACCATCACCAGCAGAATGGCTGACGATTACCTGCTGTCCCGGTCCAGGTCGTCGACGCCCGTGGCGGCCAATGCCGATCTGCTGCTACTGCGGGCAACATTCGCCTGGGCCATGAAAAGGGGACAGCGGTTCATCGCCGACAACCCCTTTGCCGGGCTAGAATCGTTTCCAAGCCATTTGGCCGAGAAGAAGAAGCGGACACCGGATTCCCAGGCACTGGACCGGATCATTGCGGCGGCCAAACCTGAAGACCAGCCATACCTGTGGGTGATCCGCGAGACCCTGGCTCGAAGCGTCGAGGTGCATCGGCTGAAATGGAAGCGGGTCAACTTCGAAGAGCGGTACGTGGAGTTGAAGACCTTCAAGAACAAGGACCGCAAGCCCGTGCTCAGGCAGGTACCGATGACCGACAAGCTCTACGAGGTGCTCAGTGAGCTGTATGCCAGGCGCGACCCTGAAAAGGAATGGGTGTTCTGGTGCCGCAGCTACAGCCACAAGCAGAAACGGATGGTGGTCGGGCCGTACACCAAGGGTCGCTACTCCATGCTCAAGACGGCATGCGAGAAAGCCGGTGTCGGCTACTATTCCTTCCATCGATTCCGGGCATCGGGCGCTTCGGTGATGGACAACAACGGCGCGCTCATCTCGGGCATTCAGCATCTGCTGGGGCATGCCGACCGACGGAGCACCGAGATCTATCTGGAAAAGCTGCGGAACGTGGAACGGGACGCCATGGCAATCTATGAAGCCCAAAGTCGCCAGGTTGCCTGA
- a CDS encoding helix-turn-helix domain-containing protein, with the protein MFMDLDQGAGVGDPSPMVARHREYYGSLGMFEEMPRPAQPLCSGCRWEVVQGFGAGFTEVLHLGSGPNVGICGYKFDTAPEGDYRKYCSSLQFSIMLTGSFRISSLGDGRSETVRAGDVWFSAEGAEDEVRCTHPAGELISGVSVEVSRSMLDHWLGTASCKLSRTLERMVDKRLSHREFMVCGSFPRMRCLSACHPLMQVARSLLMTEHDTVCGRLMFESRALDYLSQALALDGSLPERMQEDRSQRRKAVEAAVDILDEEWGAPPTISALSRRVGVNECYLKTDFRERTGLSIGEYVRRIRMESALALIESSRCSVLQAATFVGYSNPSHFSRAFKRFHGYLPSSCLCR; encoded by the coding sequence ATGTTCATGGATTTGGACCAGGGCGCGGGGGTCGGGGACCCCTCTCCCATGGTTGCCCGGCATCGGGAATATTACGGCAGCCTCGGTATGTTCGAGGAGATGCCCCGGCCTGCACAGCCGCTTTGCTCTGGCTGCCGCTGGGAGGTGGTCCAGGGGTTTGGCGCGGGATTCACCGAGGTGCTGCATCTTGGCAGCGGCCCCAACGTGGGTATATGCGGCTACAAGTTCGACACCGCACCGGAAGGTGACTACAGGAAGTATTGCTCATCCCTTCAGTTCAGCATCATGCTGACGGGATCATTCAGAATATCTTCCCTGGGCGACGGGAGGTCGGAGACCGTGCGCGCCGGTGATGTCTGGTTCTCTGCCGAAGGGGCGGAGGACGAGGTCCGTTGCACCCATCCCGCCGGTGAGCTCATCAGCGGCGTATCGGTCGAAGTGTCGAGGAGCATGCTGGACCATTGGCTCGGCACAGCCTCCTGCAAGCTCAGCCGGACTCTCGAACGGATGGTGGACAAGCGTCTCAGCCACAGGGAGTTCATGGTGTGCGGGTCGTTCCCCAGGATGCGCTGCCTGTCAGCCTGCCATCCACTCATGCAGGTTGCCCGCAGCCTGCTCATGACCGAGCATGACACCGTTTGCGGGCGCTTGATGTTCGAGTCGCGCGCCCTGGATTATCTGAGCCAGGCTCTTGCGCTTGATGGCTCTTTGCCGGAGCGCATGCAGGAAGACCGGTCGCAGCGACGGAAGGCCGTGGAGGCGGCGGTGGACATCCTTGACGAAGAGTGGGGCGCGCCGCCCACCATCTCCGCGTTGTCGCGCCGGGTCGGGGTCAACGAGTGCTACCTCAAGACGGATTTCCGTGAGCGCACCGGGCTGTCCATCGGCGAGTATGTCCGAAGAATCCGGATGGAAAGCGCCCTGGCCCTCATTGAGTCCAGTCGCTGCTCGGTGCTCCAGGCGGCCACCTTTGTCGGGTATTCCAATCCCAGCCATTTCAGCCGCGCGTTCAAGCGGTTCCACGGCTATCTGCCATCCTCCTGCCTCTGCCGATGA